A genomic region of Vigna radiata var. radiata cultivar VC1973A unplaced genomic scaffold, Vradiata_ver6 scaffold_160, whole genome shotgun sequence contains the following coding sequences:
- the LOC106779711 gene encoding WAT1-related protein At5g64700-like isoform X2: MGELKPYLAMFVVQLIYAGLTLLSKAVFNRGMNTFVFIFYRQLIGALILVPLAFILEKKTVVSVSLSFSTLCKIFVSSFFGVTLTLNLQAIALVYTSATLAAAIVNSLPASTFFFAVLLRMEKVNIRTKCGVTKIASVLVCLVGVATLAFYKGPQLRIGHYYNDKSPDHEDHFSSSKRWVLGSLVLFISVIIWSLWLVIQAQILKSYPAKLKFTSLQCLSSSIQSFCIAIAFERDIEQWKLGWDMKLLAVVYCGTLVTGIIYYLQAWAIQKRGPVFPALWNPLSFLIATAGSIFLLGEPLLFGSQLLSFLRPPRQYDLVSPADHCEIAPSFW, translated from the exons ATGGGTGAACTAAAACCATATTTGGCAATGTTTGTGGTGCAATTGATATATGCAGGGCTAACCCTGCTGTCCAAGGCTGTGTTTAACAGGGGAATGAATACCTTTGTGTTCATATTTTATAGACAGCTGATTGGTGCACTTATTTTGGTTCCTCTGGCCTTCATACTTGAGAA AAAAACAGTAGTGTCAGTGTCACTTTCCTTTTCAACCTTGTGCAAGATTTTTGTGTCTTCATTTTTCGG AGTAACTTTGACCCTAAATCTGCAAGCTATTGCCCTTGTTTACACGTCTGCCACTTTGGCTGCTGCAATTGTCAATTCTCTCCCCGCATCTACGTTTTTCTTTGCAGTGCTGCTCAG AATGGAGAAGGTAAATATAAGGACAAAATGTGGAGTTACAAAGATAGCAAGTGTATTAGTGTGCCTGGTTGGTGTAGCCACCCTTGCTTTTTACAAGGGACCACAGCTAAGGATTGGTCATTACTACAATGATAAGAGTCCAGATCATGAGGATCATTTTTCATCCAGCAAAAGATGGGTATTAGGGTCTTTAGTCTTGTTCATAAGCGTCATCATCTGGAGCCTTTGGCTTGTAATTCAGGCTCAAATTCTTAAAAGCTACCCTGCAAAGCTGAAGTTCACGAGCCTTCAATGCCTATCAAGTTCAATCCAGTCATTTTGTATTGCTATAGCTTTTGAAAGAGATATTGAGCAGTGGAAGTTGGGTTGGGACATGAAACTGCTTGCAGTTGTTTACTGT GGGACACTAGTCACTGGAATCATCTACTACTTGCAAGCTTGGGCTATCCAAAAGAGAGGACCAGTTTTTCCTGCGCTGTGGAACCCGCTAAGTTTTCTCATTGCTACCGCGGGTTCAATATTCCTGTTGGGCGAGCCCCTACTTTTCGGAAG CCAGCTTCTCTCCTTCCTTCGCCCTCCGAGACAGTATGATCTGGTTTCCCCCGCCGACCACTGCGAGATCGCACCTTCGTTCTGGTAA